In Lycium barbarum isolate Lr01 chromosome 9, ASM1917538v2, whole genome shotgun sequence, the DNA window TACCATGTGAAATGAAAAGGAGGGTCCGCATGAGTTTTGTTTATGTATGGGCAAGGCAATGGTATAGCTTTTAGGGGAACTCAAATTTTTCGTTATGTTCATTTCTGACGGGGCGGATCTACAccttgccgagggtgttcgggtttTCGTTATGTTCATTTCTGATAGGGGCGGATCTACAccttgccgagggtgttcacccgaacaccctcggcaaaaaattacagtgtacatatagggtagattttatgtgtttatgtatataaattaacttttgaacaccctgaacaaatacaaaaggttagctcaagcggtccagggtgttcaaaattgtctccaACATCCTAGGTTTGATTCTTAGGgataacattttttttatatctagcttttattattttttccgaACACCTTGAGTGAAAATTCTAGATCCGCCACTGATTTCTGATGCCTACATTAGCACATGATGTATTATTTTGTTTTTAGTTTAATATTTATGTCTTAATAGTGTAAATAAAAAGTACTACTACATAATCAAGTCGATTATtaataattataaataattttgtataaatataaaataatagtTAACTTGTCTTCATAAGTTAGCAACAACAACATTGATAACCGTTGTAATTAGTCAttattatgtacagctagaatattAGTCATTATTATGTATAGCTAGAATATTTCCTAGAATATTATGTCCAGCgagaatatctcctagaataaggTAAGTCTTTTGTATATATTGATGACACAGCATCATACTTAATCAAggaattgatttcctacatggtatcagactaggttttcCTTCTCCCCAAAACCCTAACCTAGCCGCCACCCTAACCTAGCCGGCCGCACCTCCCCTCTCCCCTTcgttcctcttcttcctcaattaTTCTTCCTTCCTTCATCTTCAAAGCCACCATAACTGACACAGGAGCAAAGTTTCACTCCGCCCTCTCCATAACCAATGTCAAATCTCTCGTTCCTTTCACATTGGACATTGAAAATGGTCCATATCATTCATGGGTGGCGTTATTTAAGGTGCAAGCCCGAGTGCATAACCTGATGCATCACATTATCCCCCCTAAAGAGGCCACGACTAAGGCTAAAATTGATGCCTTACGGGCAGCTGATCCTGAACTCTATGATCGTCTTGATGCGGCAGTCTTACAGTGGATATATGGTACGATCTCTCCTGAATTACTTCAAGCCATATTGGTGAAGGATGACACCGCGGCGAAAGCCTGGCAGAGGTTGGAGGCCATCTTTCAAGACAACAAGGGTTCCAGGGCAACCCATCTCGAGGAAGAACTTGCTGCTGTCTCTCTCGAAAAATTTTCAAGTGCGGATGCGTATTGCAACCACGTGAAAACCTTGGCGGACAGGCTGGCTGATGTGGATGCTCCAGTGGCAAATAGTCGCCTTGTCTTGCGGCTCATTGGTGGTCTTCCAAAGGCCTACTCTGGCACGACGGATTTTGTCCAAAATCAAGACCCATTACCACCTTTTGAAAGCGTTCGATCCCGAATAAAATTGGCGGAACGTACTCTCAAAAACCGTCTCTCCAAGGAAGCCGGCGGGAATGCTGCTTTTATTGCCTCTACTGGCGGTGCCCAACCAGGTAACATGGAACATGTTAACTCCAACTCTCAGAATAATTTTTCTTCAAGTTCCAATCATGGCAAGAATAATAAcaacaagaacaagaagaaaaataataatgGAAAGAACAATGGGCAAAACCGTAATAATGGCCGCAGTGGGGGTGTCCAGAACGGTGGCCGCGGCACCAACCAGTGGCCGACTGCCGGCACCAGTCAGTGGCAgcctgtcacaacccaactaggggccgtgacgagtacccgatacttgtaccgagcaccccttacctgTCGTTTTACctctattactgagtgggccgtatgaactataccatattttttttttgttgcttaacattaacattaatagcataattataaacacggactaataaactttgctagcacattatacagcgacgagggCCATCAAAagtataaaacatctaactgtacacatctgtctacgagcctctaaacatagtacacatatacatagaaagggcctactgccgtgcccgaatatatacacaaaaatagtaccaaggaactgaggctccag includes these proteins:
- the LOC132611577 gene encoding uncharacterized protein LOC132611577 — encoded protein: MHHIIPPKEATTKAKIDALRAADPELYDRLDAAVLQWIYGTISPELLQAILVKDDTAAKAWQRLEAIFQDNKGSRATHLEEELAAVSLEKFSSADAYCNHVKTLADRLADVDAPVANSRLVLRLIGGLPKAYSGTTDFVQNQDPLPPFESVRSRIKLAERTLKNRLSKEAGGNAAFIASTGGAQPGNMEHVNSNSQNNFSSSSNHGKNNNNKNKKKNNNGKNNGQNRNNGRSGGVQNGGRGTNQWPTAGTNSHEDREF